The Streptomyces europaeiscabiei genome window below encodes:
- a CDS encoding SAM-dependent methyltransferase, with protein sequence MPLDRPVINSGVPHSARIWNYWLGGKDCYEIDRQVGDEIRGVNPRIVDIARAQRAFLRRTVTHLTEEAGLRQFLDIGTGLPTADNTHEVAQRTARDARIVYVDHDPTVLAHANALLTSAPEGATAFIAADLRAPDTILERAADTLDLTRPVALLLLGITAHVPDESVYGIVARLLDALPSGSHLVLADSTEVYRPEAMRRMVEHWNETSDNPRVNRSPEQLTRFFDGLEPLEPGLVSVARWRAERGGSDEPWEVDCFGGVGRKP encoded by the coding sequence ATGCCACTTGACCGTCCGGTGATCAACAGTGGTGTTCCGCACTCGGCCCGGATCTGGAACTACTGGCTCGGCGGCAAGGACTGCTACGAGATCGATCGGCAGGTCGGGGACGAGATCCGCGGGGTGAACCCCCGGATCGTCGACATCGCCCGCGCCCAGCGGGCGTTCCTGCGCAGAACGGTCACTCACCTGACCGAGGAGGCCGGCTTACGGCAGTTCCTCGACATCGGCACCGGGCTGCCCACCGCGGACAACACCCACGAGGTCGCCCAGCGCACGGCCCGGGACGCTCGGATCGTCTACGTCGACCACGACCCGACCGTCCTCGCCCACGCCAACGCCCTGCTCACCAGCGCCCCCGAGGGCGCCACCGCCTTCATCGCGGCCGATCTGCGCGCCCCGGACACCATCCTCGAACGCGCGGCCGACACTCTCGACCTCACCCGCCCGGTCGCCCTGCTGCTGCTCGGCATCACCGCCCATGTGCCCGACGAGAGCGTGTACGGCATCGTCGCCCGGCTCCTCGACGCCCTGCCCTCCGGCAGCCACCTCGTGCTCGCCGACAGCACGGAGGTGTACCGGCCGGAGGCGATGCGCAGGATGGTCGAGCACTGGAACGAGACGAGCGACAACCCGCGCGTCAACCGCTCCCCCGAGCAGCTCACCCGCTTCTTCGACGGGCTGGAACCGCTGGAACCCGGGCTCGTGTCCGTGGCCCGGTGGCGGGCAGAGCGGGGCGGCTCCGACGAGCCGTGGGAAGTGGACTGCTTCGGCGGGGTGGGCCGCAAGCCGTGA
- a CDS encoding cation:dicarboxylate symporter family transporter, which translates to MPVSLSVPSPSLPRRAARLLRTSLFLQVGLALVLGLLVGRLWPDVGTAVQPLGDGFVRLIKAVIAPLVFCVVVTGIAKAGNLRAFGRIGLKALVWFEVATTFALLIGLLAGNLMQPGAGMNIDPAKLDAGAVDTKTGGGSLPSTSEFLLHALPESAVGAFAENSLLQVLVLACLVGAALLHLGLTKVPKILPAVEQAQEIVFAIVGFIMKLAPLAVFGATAHLVGQYGLGVMSTYGKLIAVCYGVAALFLLLLAVVLKAVTGLSLWQFVRYTREEMLLALGTASSETVMPRMMQKLRHAGCRDDAVGLVVPTGYSFNLDGASIYLSIATLFIAQAVGVDLTLGQQVTVILMLMLTSKGMAGVPGSAFLALSATASALGVIPAGAVALLLGVDRIMDSMRVATNLLGNCVAAFGVSRWEGALDTARAKKVLRGELPFVEDADVDTDAGAEDDRASTGVETGVRVEAEGGAGAGAGAEDGAGAGAAAPREAMVGPREPVEAQDEPGKDRPVRTT; encoded by the coding sequence ATGCCCGTGTCGCTGTCCGTCCCGTCACCGTCCCTGCCACGACGCGCAGCCCGGCTGCTGCGTACCTCACTGTTCCTGCAGGTCGGCCTCGCCCTGGTGCTCGGTCTACTCGTGGGACGGCTCTGGCCCGATGTGGGTACGGCCGTCCAGCCGCTGGGTGACGGCTTCGTGAGGCTCATCAAGGCGGTCATCGCGCCGCTGGTGTTCTGTGTCGTCGTCACCGGCATCGCCAAGGCCGGGAACCTGCGGGCGTTCGGCCGGATCGGTCTCAAGGCCCTGGTCTGGTTCGAGGTGGCGACCACTTTCGCCCTGCTCATCGGTCTCCTCGCGGGCAACCTCATGCAGCCGGGCGCAGGCATGAACATCGACCCGGCGAAGCTCGATGCCGGCGCGGTCGACACGAAGACCGGCGGCGGATCACTGCCGTCGACCAGCGAGTTCCTGCTGCACGCGCTGCCCGAGAGTGCAGTGGGGGCCTTCGCCGAGAACTCGCTGCTCCAGGTCCTGGTCCTGGCCTGCCTGGTGGGCGCCGCCCTGCTCCACCTCGGTCTCACCAAGGTGCCCAAGATCCTGCCGGCCGTCGAGCAGGCGCAGGAGATCGTCTTCGCGATCGTCGGCTTCATCATGAAGCTCGCCCCGCTCGCCGTCTTCGGCGCCACCGCCCACCTCGTCGGCCAGTACGGCCTGGGCGTGATGTCCACGTACGGCAAGCTCATCGCCGTCTGCTACGGCGTGGCCGCCCTGTTCCTGCTCCTGCTGGCGGTCGTCCTGAAGGCCGTCACCGGGCTGAGCCTGTGGCAGTTCGTCCGCTACACCCGCGAGGAGATGCTGCTCGCGCTGGGCACCGCCTCCAGCGAGACCGTCATGCCGCGCATGATGCAGAAGCTGCGCCACGCCGGCTGTCGCGACGACGCCGTGGGCCTCGTGGTGCCCACCGGGTACTCCTTCAACCTCGACGGTGCGTCCATCTACCTCTCCATCGCCACGCTCTTCATCGCCCAGGCCGTCGGCGTAGACCTCACCCTCGGCCAGCAGGTGACCGTCATCCTGATGCTCATGCTCACCAGCAAGGGCATGGCGGGCGTACCCGGTTCGGCCTTCCTCGCCCTCTCGGCGACCGCCTCCGCGCTCGGGGTCATCCCCGCCGGCGCCGTCGCTCTCCTCCTCGGCGTCGACCGCATCATGGACTCCATGCGCGTGGCCACCAACCTCCTCGGCAACTGCGTCGCGGCCTTCGGTGTCTCCCGCTGGGAGGGTGCCCTCGACACTGCCCGCGCGAAGAAGGTGCTGCGGGGCGAGCTTCCCTTCGTGGAGGACGCGGATGTGGATACGGACGCGGGTGCGGAGGACGACCGGGCGTCGACCGGGGTCGAGACGGGGGTCCGGGTCGAGGCCGAAGGTGGGGCAGGGGCAGGGGCAGGGGCCGAGGACGGGGCTGGGGCCGGGGCCGCTGCTCCGCGCGAGGCCATGGTCGGTCCCCGCGAACCTGTCGAAGCGCAGGACGAACCGGGTAAGGACCGCCCCGTTCGGACGACTTGA
- a CDS encoding Fur family transcriptional regulator: MTASQPPNTAEELRGAGLRVTAARVALLETVRDGDHLGVEAIASGVRDRVGHISLQAVYEALNALTGVGLVRRLEPPGSPALYEGRVGDNHHHLVCRSCAAVVDVDCAVGHAPCLTASDDRGFAVDEAEVIYWGLCPRCSQAKASLSAP; the protein is encoded by the coding sequence ATGACCGCATCCCAGCCTCCGAACACCGCCGAGGAGCTGCGCGGTGCCGGCCTGCGGGTGACGGCCGCGCGCGTGGCGCTGCTGGAAACCGTCCGGGACGGAGACCACCTCGGCGTCGAAGCGATCGCCTCCGGAGTACGCGACCGCGTGGGCCACATATCGCTCCAGGCCGTGTACGAGGCTCTGAACGCGCTCACCGGTGTCGGGCTCGTACGCCGCCTCGAACCACCCGGCAGCCCGGCCCTGTACGAGGGCCGTGTCGGGGACAACCACCACCACCTCGTGTGCCGCTCATGCGCTGCCGTGGTCGACGTCGACTGCGCGGTCGGGCACGCCCCGTGCCTGACCGCCTCCGACGACCGTGGCTTCGCCGTCGACGAGGCCGAGGTCATCTACTGGGGCCTGTGCCCCCGGTGTTCCCAAGCCAAAGCCAGCCTTTCAGCACCGTGA
- a CDS encoding RidA family protein, with amino-acid sequence MAITLVNPGGLPTIDAYRQVSIATGSKLVFIAGQVSWDADGVTVGEGDLAAQTERCYLNIGTALAGAGASFDDVAKLNIHVVDWTPDKMPALMEGISRAAAKLGVTAAPPATLLGVAALDIPEHLVEIEATAVID; translated from the coding sequence ATGGCCATCACCCTGGTGAACCCCGGCGGACTGCCGACGATCGACGCGTACCGACAGGTGTCGATCGCCACCGGCTCGAAGCTGGTCTTCATCGCCGGCCAGGTCTCCTGGGACGCCGACGGAGTCACCGTCGGCGAGGGCGACCTGGCCGCCCAGACCGAGCGGTGCTACCTCAACATCGGCACCGCCCTCGCCGGAGCCGGCGCTTCGTTCGACGACGTGGCGAAGCTCAACATCCACGTCGTCGACTGGACGCCCGACAAGATGCCCGCGCTCATGGAGGGGATCTCCCGGGCGGCCGCGAAGCTGGGAGTGACCGCGGCCCCGCCGGCCACACTCCTCGGCGTCGCGGCGCTCGACATCCCCGAGCATCTGGTCGAGATCGAGGCCACCGCGGTCATCGACTGA
- a CDS encoding IclR family transcriptional regulator: MSSGEVPADVVGRAIRLLVLVGEHPHGITLSELARASGVPVSTAHRLVNSLCREGLVEFEADGKRYKPGLKLFQLGQRAGQVYGFAGTALPVMQRVTRQTEEATLMSVLDGTRHLYVHYVDGPLPVGVRSEPGRHGPLHCTSMGKVLLAFAPDDVRADLLDRVELTPHGPNSITDRGVLRAHVARAAELGYATADEEHHAGLRAVAVPILRPDGTVFAALSAAAPAFRRSMDDLVAMVPLLRSAAAELGVRLPAR; this comes from the coding sequence GTGAGCAGCGGCGAGGTACCGGCGGATGTGGTCGGACGGGCGATCCGGCTGCTCGTCCTGGTGGGCGAGCACCCGCACGGAATCACCCTGTCCGAACTGGCCCGCGCCAGTGGCGTCCCCGTCAGCACGGCCCACCGGCTGGTCAACTCCCTCTGCCGAGAGGGCCTGGTGGAGTTCGAGGCCGACGGCAAGCGCTACAAGCCGGGCCTCAAGCTCTTCCAGCTCGGCCAGCGGGCGGGCCAGGTCTACGGATTCGCAGGTACCGCCCTCCCCGTGATGCAGCGCGTGACGCGGCAGACCGAGGAAGCCACCCTGATGTCCGTCCTCGACGGCACCCGGCACCTGTACGTGCACTACGTGGACGGCCCCCTGCCGGTCGGCGTCCGCAGCGAGCCGGGCCGCCACGGGCCGCTGCACTGCACCTCGATGGGCAAGGTCCTCCTGGCCTTCGCCCCCGACGACGTACGCGCCGACCTCCTGGACCGCGTCGAGCTGACCCCGCACGGACCGAACAGCATCACCGACCGCGGCGTCCTGCGCGCCCACGTGGCCCGCGCCGCCGAACTCGGCTACGCCACGGCCGACGAGGAACACCACGCGGGCCTGCGCGCCGTGGCGGTCCCGATCCTGCGACCCGACGGCACCGTCTTCGCCGCCCTCTCCGCCGCCGCGCCCGCCTTCCGCCGCAGCATGGACGACCTCGTCGCCATGGTCCCGCTGCTGCGGTCGGCGGCGGCCGAGCTGGGCGTCCGGTTGCCCGCCCGCTGA
- a CDS encoding SDR family oxidoreductase: MGHRDGHLTGTGHRDGRRKGSLEGKTALVTGAGTGIGRETALMLAEEGATVVLVGRRQHILDEVAAVIEDAGGTALTHSTHVENAEEVRELVDWTREAAGPVDILVNNAGGASRVVDVRWIGEDEWNAVMGVNLTAVYLLTRAVLPDMLERGGGSIITISSLAAIRPTLLGGAPYGAAKAGVRNFMTYLHNTFRNDLVRATRILPGEVNTPILDSRAAPPSEEQRAAMVQPEDVARAVLLCATLPQRTVVEELIIAPTLLRDTSADVEASRWIGAPEDARPTG; this comes from the coding sequence ATGGGACACCGCGACGGACACCTGACGGGTACGGGACACCGCGACGGACGACGGAAGGGCTCGCTCGAAGGAAAGACCGCGCTGGTCACCGGGGCCGGCACCGGCATCGGCCGGGAGACGGCGCTGATGCTCGCGGAGGAGGGCGCGACGGTGGTCCTCGTCGGACGCCGGCAGCACATCCTCGACGAGGTCGCCGCCGTCATCGAGGACGCCGGAGGCACGGCGCTCACCCACTCCACGCATGTCGAGAACGCCGAGGAGGTGCGGGAGTTGGTCGACTGGACCCGGGAGGCCGCCGGGCCCGTCGACATCCTCGTCAACAACGCGGGCGGTGCCAGCAGGGTCGTCGACGTCCGCTGGATCGGCGAGGACGAGTGGAACGCCGTCATGGGCGTCAACCTCACCGCGGTCTATCTGCTCACCCGGGCCGTCCTCCCGGACATGCTGGAGCGCGGCGGCGGCTCGATCATCACCATCTCCTCGCTCGCCGCGATCCGGCCCACCCTCCTCGGCGGAGCCCCCTACGGTGCGGCGAAGGCGGGCGTGCGCAACTTCATGACCTATCTGCACAACACCTTCCGCAACGACCTCGTCCGCGCCACCCGCATCCTCCCCGGCGAGGTCAACACCCCGATCCTGGACAGCCGTGCCGCCCCGCCGAGCGAGGAGCAGCGGGCGGCCATGGTGCAGCCGGAGGACGTGGCACGGGCCGTACTGCTGTGCGCCACGCTTCCGCAGCGGACGGTCGTCGAGGAGCTGATCATCGCCCCCACCCTGCTACGGGACACCTCCGCCGACGTCGAGGCGAGCCGTTGGATCGGCGCCCCGGAGGACGCCCGCCCCACGGGGTGA
- a CDS encoding SDR family oxidoreductase: MSHPLFDVTAKVALVTGSSRGIGRALAAGLLEAGCTVVLNGRDTVALETARKELAEAFGTSVLAEAFDVTDSAAVAAAVARIEDRAGPIDILVNNTGAQRRAPFLDFTDEDWHGLLDTNLTSAFLVGREVARRMVPRGHGKIINVCSLQSEAVRPGIAPYAATKGGLKMLTKGMCADLGPHGIQVNGIGPGYFDTELTSALVADEEFSAWVRGRTPAGRWGKVEDLVGALLFLSSPASDFVNGQLLYVDGGMLSVL, from the coding sequence GTGAGCCACCCCCTTTTCGACGTCACCGCCAAGGTCGCGCTGGTCACCGGGTCGAGCCGCGGCATCGGCCGGGCGCTGGCAGCCGGCCTCCTGGAGGCCGGCTGCACGGTCGTCCTCAACGGCCGGGACACCGTCGCCCTGGAGACCGCCCGCAAGGAGCTGGCCGAGGCCTTCGGGACGTCGGTCCTCGCGGAGGCGTTCGACGTCACCGACTCCGCCGCGGTCGCCGCCGCCGTCGCCCGGATCGAGGACCGGGCCGGACCGATCGACATCCTGGTCAACAACACCGGAGCCCAACGCCGGGCCCCTTTCCTCGACTTCACCGACGAGGACTGGCACGGCCTGCTCGACACCAATCTCACCAGCGCTTTCCTCGTGGGCCGTGAGGTCGCCCGCCGTATGGTCCCCCGGGGCCACGGAAAGATCATCAACGTCTGCTCGCTGCAGAGCGAGGCGGTACGTCCGGGCATCGCTCCCTATGCGGCGACCAAGGGCGGCCTGAAGATGCTCACCAAGGGCATGTGCGCCGACCTCGGGCCGCACGGCATCCAGGTCAACGGCATCGGCCCCGGCTACTTCGACACCGAACTGACCTCCGCGCTGGTCGCGGACGAGGAGTTCAGCGCCTGGGTTCGGGGGCGGACCCCCGCCGGCCGCTGGGGCAAGGTGGAGGATCTGGTCGGCGCCCTGCTCTTCCTCTCCTCCCCCGCCTCCGACTTCGTCAACGGGCAGCTGCTGTACGTCGACGGCGGCATGCTGTCTGTCCTGTGA
- the katG gene encoding catalase/peroxidase HPI yields the protein MTENHDAIVTDPKPEETGGCPVAHGRAAHPTQGGGNRQWWPERLNLKILAKDPVVANPLGETFDYAEAFKNLDLAAVKQDIAEVLTTSQDWWPADFGNYGPLMIRMAWHSAGTYRISDGRGGGGRGQQRFAPLNSWPDNGNLDKARRLLWPVKKKYGQSISWADLMILTGNVALEQMGFETFGFGGGRADVWEADEDVYWGPETTWLDDQRYTGDRELENPLGAVQMGLIYVNPEGPNGNPDPLAAARDIRETFRRMAMNDEETVALIAGGHTFGKTHGAGPAESVGNDPEAATMEEQGLGWKSTYGTGKGGDAITSGLEVTWTETPTQWSNNFFKNLFEYEYELTQSPAGANQWVAKNAEAIIPDAHDASKTKLPTMLTTDLSLRFDPIYAEISRRFYENPEQFADAFARAWFKLTHRDMGPKSLYLGSEVPAETLIWQDPLPEAEGAVIDAADIAALKAKLLASGLTVSQLVSTAWASASTFRASDKRGGANGARIRLEPQRGWEVNNPDDLRHVLSVLEGVRSEFNTGAKKVSLADLIVLGGAAAVEKAAKDAGHDVVVPFTPGRVDATEEHTDAESFAALEPTADGFRNYQGKGNRLPAEYLLLDKANLLSLSAPELTVLVGGLRVLGANHAQSTHGVLTETPGVLTNDFFVNLLDLGTAWKSTSADQTLFEGRDADTGEVKWTGTRADLVFGSNSELRALAEVYASDDAKEKFVKDFVAAWAKVSDLDRFDLV from the coding sequence ATGACTGAGAACCACGACGCAATCGTCACAGACCCCAAGCCCGAGGAGACGGGAGGCTGCCCGGTCGCCCACGGGCGCGCCGCGCACCCGACCCAGGGAGGCGGAAACCGTCAGTGGTGGCCGGAGCGGCTCAACCTGAAGATCCTCGCCAAGGACCCCGTCGTGGCGAACCCCCTGGGTGAGACGTTCGACTACGCCGAGGCGTTCAAGAACCTCGACCTCGCAGCCGTGAAACAGGACATCGCCGAGGTACTGACCACCTCGCAGGACTGGTGGCCGGCCGACTTCGGCAACTACGGCCCGCTGATGATCCGTATGGCCTGGCACAGCGCCGGTACGTACCGCATCAGCGACGGCCGCGGCGGTGGCGGTCGCGGTCAGCAGCGCTTCGCGCCGCTGAACAGCTGGCCGGACAACGGCAACCTCGACAAGGCCCGCCGTCTGCTGTGGCCGGTCAAGAAGAAGTACGGCCAGTCCATCTCCTGGGCCGACCTCATGATCCTCACGGGCAACGTCGCGCTGGAGCAGATGGGCTTCGAGACCTTCGGCTTCGGCGGCGGCCGCGCCGACGTCTGGGAGGCCGACGAGGACGTGTACTGGGGTCCCGAGACCACCTGGCTGGACGACCAGCGCTACACCGGCGACCGTGAGCTGGAGAACCCGCTCGGCGCCGTCCAGATGGGCCTCATCTACGTCAACCCGGAGGGCCCCAACGGCAACCCGGACCCGCTGGCCGCGGCCCGCGACATCCGTGAGACCTTCCGCCGCATGGCGATGAACGACGAGGAGACCGTCGCCCTCATCGCCGGTGGTCACACCTTCGGCAAGACCCACGGCGCGGGCCCGGCGGAGAGCGTCGGCAACGACCCCGAGGCCGCCACCATGGAGGAGCAGGGCCTGGGGTGGAAGTCCACCTACGGCACCGGCAAGGGCGGCGACGCCATCACCTCCGGCCTGGAGGTGACGTGGACGGAGACGCCCACCCAGTGGAGCAACAACTTTTTCAAGAACCTCTTCGAGTACGAGTACGAGCTCACCCAGAGCCCGGCCGGCGCGAACCAGTGGGTGGCGAAGAACGCCGAGGCGATCATCCCCGACGCCCACGACGCGTCGAAGACGAAGCTCCCGACGATGCTCACCACCGACCTGTCGCTCCGCTTCGACCCGATCTACGCGGAGATCTCGCGTCGCTTCTACGAGAACCCCGAGCAGTTCGCGGACGCCTTCGCCCGCGCCTGGTTCAAGCTGACCCACCGTGACATGGGCCCGAAGTCGCTGTACCTCGGTTCCGAGGTCCCGGCGGAGACGCTGATCTGGCAGGACCCGCTGCCGGAGGCCGAGGGCGCGGTCATCGACGCCGCCGACATCGCGGCGCTCAAGGCCAAGCTCCTCGCCTCGGGTCTGACCGTCTCGCAGCTGGTGTCCACCGCGTGGGCGTCGGCCTCCACCTTCCGTGCCAGCGACAAGCGCGGCGGCGCCAACGGTGCCCGTATCCGCCTTGAGCCCCAGCGCGGCTGGGAGGTCAACAACCCGGACGACCTGCGTCACGTCCTGAGCGTCCTGGAAGGCGTCCGGTCGGAGTTCAACACCGGCGCCAAGAAGGTCTCCCTGGCCGACCTGATCGTCCTCGGCGGTGCCGCCGCGGTCGAGAAGGCCGCCAAGGACGCCGGGCACGACGTCGTGGTTCCGTTCACCCCGGGCCGCGTGGACGCGACCGAGGAGCACACGGACGCGGAGTCGTTCGCCGCGCTGGAGCCGACGGCCGACGGGTTCCGCAACTACCAGGGCAAGGGCAACCGCCTCCCCGCCGAGTACCTGCTGCTCGACAAGGCGAACCTGCTCTCCCTGAGCGCCCCCGAGCTGACGGTCCTCGTCGGTGGCCTGCGGGTCCTGGGCGCCAACCACGCCCAGTCCACGCACGGCGTTCTCACCGAGACCCCGGGTGTGCTCACCAACGACTTCTTCGTCAACCTGCTCGACCTGGGTACGGCCTGGAAGTCCACGTCCGCGGACCAGACCCTCTTCGAGGGCCGTGACGCCGACACCGGCGAGGTCAAGTGGACCGGCACCCGTGCCGACCTCGTCTTCGGCTCGAACTCCGAGCTGCGTGCCCTCGCCGAGGTCTACGCGAGCGACGACGCCAAGGAGAAGTTCGTGAAGGACTTCGTCGCGGCGTGGGCCAAGGTCTCCGACCTGGACCGTTTCGACCTGGTCTGA
- a CDS encoding L-idonate 5-dehydrogenase translates to MHACVVHGAGDLRVEERPYDGPAPGEIAVAVALGGICGSDLHYYHRGRVGDFAVSEPMVLGHEVVGHVAALGPGVEGPAAPAVGAAVAIHPATPCGVCPECARGTRNICAHTRYLGSAAHTPHVQGGFAQVVGVPAGQVRALPPGLGLRRAVLAEPLAVALHAVRRAGEVSGKRVLVTGAGPIGCLVVAALRHAGAAEVVVSDLHEEPLRIAAEVGATATARADRPADPAWAGVFDIAVEASGAPAGLRSCVERVRRGGTVVMLGLLPPGEIGLLGNVAVTRELELRGSFRFDTEFDEALSLLAQGLPVDPVVTHTFPLERSVAAFDTAQDRTVASKVLLDLSGEA, encoded by the coding sequence ATGCACGCGTGTGTTGTCCACGGAGCCGGCGACCTCCGGGTCGAGGAACGGCCGTACGACGGCCCCGCGCCCGGTGAGATCGCGGTCGCCGTCGCCCTCGGCGGGATCTGTGGTTCCGATCTGCACTACTACCACCGGGGCCGGGTCGGCGACTTCGCCGTGAGCGAGCCCATGGTGCTCGGCCACGAGGTGGTGGGCCATGTCGCCGCGCTCGGGCCCGGGGTCGAGGGGCCGGCCGCTCCGGCGGTGGGCGCTGCCGTCGCGATCCATCCCGCCACGCCCTGCGGCGTCTGCCCCGAGTGCGCGCGCGGCACGCGCAACATCTGCGCGCACACCCGCTATCTGGGCAGCGCGGCCCACACCCCGCACGTGCAGGGTGGTTTCGCCCAGGTCGTCGGTGTGCCCGCCGGCCAGGTCCGGGCGCTCCCGCCCGGTCTCGGCCTGCGCCGGGCCGTGCTCGCCGAGCCGCTGGCGGTGGCACTGCACGCCGTGCGCCGGGCGGGTGAGGTGAGCGGCAAACGGGTGCTGGTCACGGGGGCCGGTCCGATCGGCTGTCTGGTCGTGGCGGCGCTGCGGCACGCGGGCGCCGCCGAGGTCGTCGTCAGCGACCTCCACGAGGAGCCGCTGCGGATCGCCGCCGAGGTGGGCGCCACCGCCACCGCTCGGGCGGACCGCCCCGCCGATCCCGCCTGGGCCGGTGTCTTCGACATCGCCGTCGAGGCGTCCGGGGCACCGGCCGGGCTGCGGAGCTGTGTGGAGCGGGTACGCCGTGGCGGAACCGTGGTCATGCTCGGGCTGCTGCCACCCGGGGAGATCGGGCTGCTCGGCAATGTCGCGGTCACCCGTGAGCTGGAACTGCGCGGGTCCTTCCGCTTCGACACCGAGTTCGACGAGGCCCTGTCCCTGCTGGCCCAGGGCCTCCCTGTCGACCCGGTCGTCACGCACACCTTCCCGTTGGAGCGGTCCGTCGCCGCGTTCGACACGGCTCAGGACCGCACGGTCGCTTCCAAGGTGCTGCTGGACCTTTCCGGGGAGGCGTGA
- a CDS encoding DUF6215 domain-containing protein has protein sequence MSTGAQVFSAVATVGVILGGMWLLGDLLGQTPATVGPAVCSSSDDASPAPRGKVSGAQLCTALNRSDLPTLLGTPTEQAVSASGGESESTWASSGTKTVTPEATVTLETYTVELSASYEDLPVTDLVGYLGADAETRTVLGRPAVLYSGQTIAISFGLDGSDPQSGPGGVARRLLVATDPKDSGSTFELVIWRQDSQRPDDAALFRVAEKVLPTIPGWKPAG, from the coding sequence ATGAGCACGGGGGCCCAGGTGTTCTCGGCGGTGGCGACCGTCGGGGTGATTCTCGGAGGTATGTGGTTGCTGGGGGACCTCCTCGGCCAGACGCCCGCGACCGTGGGACCGGCCGTCTGCTCGTCCTCGGACGACGCCTCGCCGGCGCCGCGGGGCAAGGTCTCCGGTGCACAGCTCTGCACCGCGCTGAACCGCTCCGACCTGCCCACACTCCTTGGCACGCCGACCGAGCAGGCGGTGAGCGCGTCGGGCGGTGAGAGCGAGTCCACCTGGGCCAGCAGCGGCACCAAGACCGTCACCCCCGAGGCGACCGTCACGCTGGAGACCTACACCGTGGAGCTCTCGGCGTCCTACGAGGACCTCCCGGTCACCGACTTGGTCGGCTATCTGGGCGCCGACGCCGAGACCAGAACCGTCCTGGGACGCCCGGCGGTCCTCTACTCGGGCCAGACCATCGCCATCTCCTTCGGGCTCGACGGCAGTGACCCCCAGTCCGGCCCCGGCGGCGTCGCCCGTCGGCTGCTGGTCGCGACCGACCCGAAGGACAGCGGCAGCACCTTCGAGCTCGTCATCTGGCGCCAGGACTCCCAGAGGCCCGACGACGCGGCCCTGTTCCGCGTCGCCGAGAAGGTCCTGCCGACGATCCCGGGCTGGAAGCCGGCCGGCTGA
- a CDS encoding Gfo/Idh/MocA family protein gives MSQQASLGVAVIGTGRMGADHVRRLTEVISGAHVAAVTDLDTDRAEAIAAGVEGCVAHADTAEALAAPGVDAVLVASPGPAHEAALLTAFEHDLPVLCEKPLTPDSASALRLLEAEQRLGHRRVQVGFMRRYDREYVKLKSLLDSGELGRPLLLHNRHRNAEAPPGFTDAMAINDSVAHEMDVTRWLLGQEITAVTVLRPRPSAHAPEGLSDPQFVVFETDGGAVVDVEIFLTARYGYQVQAEAVCENGTARIGEGHDMLVNAGGRWGGTVTPSYIERFEDAYDRQVQAWVDATRRGEVTGPSTWDGYAVAVISEAGVRARTEGIRAEVELVERPALYR, from the coding sequence ATGTCCCAGCAGGCCTCACTCGGTGTCGCCGTCATCGGCACCGGCCGGATGGGCGCCGACCACGTGCGCCGGCTCACCGAGGTGATCAGCGGTGCCCACGTGGCCGCCGTCACCGACCTCGACACCGACCGTGCCGAGGCGATCGCCGCCGGCGTCGAAGGGTGCGTGGCCCATGCCGACACCGCCGAGGCGCTGGCCGCACCGGGCGTCGACGCCGTCCTCGTCGCCTCCCCCGGCCCCGCCCACGAGGCGGCCCTGCTCACCGCCTTCGAGCACGACCTGCCCGTCCTGTGCGAGAAGCCCCTCACCCCGGACTCCGCCTCCGCGCTGCGTCTGCTGGAGGCGGAACAACGGCTGGGGCACCGCAGGGTGCAGGTGGGGTTCATGCGCCGCTACGACCGCGAGTACGTCAAGCTCAAGTCCCTGCTGGACAGCGGCGAGCTGGGCCGGCCGTTGCTGCTGCACAACCGGCACCGCAACGCCGAGGCCCCGCCCGGATTCACCGATGCCATGGCGATCAATGACTCCGTCGCCCATGAGATGGACGTCACCCGCTGGCTGCTCGGCCAGGAGATCACCGCCGTCACCGTGCTGCGGCCCCGGCCGTCCGCGCACGCCCCCGAGGGCCTGAGTGACCCGCAGTTCGTCGTCTTCGAGACCGACGGCGGCGCCGTCGTCGACGTCGAGATCTTCCTCACCGCCCGTTACGGCTACCAGGTTCAGGCCGAGGCCGTCTGCGAGAACGGCACGGCCCGCATCGGAGAGGGACACGACATGCTCGTCAACGCGGGCGGACGCTGGGGCGGCACGGTCACCCCGAGCTACATCGAGCGCTTCGAGGACGCCTACGACCGCCAGGTCCAGGCATGGGTCGACGCCACCCGCCGCGGTGAGGTCACCGGACCCAGCACCTGGGACGGGTACGCCGTCGCCGTGATCTCCGAGGCGGGCGTCCGCGCCCGGACCGAGGGCATCCGCGCCGAGGTCGAACTCGTCGAACGCCCCGCCCTCTACCGCTGA